The nucleotide window CGATATTCATTCAGGGCAAGTTGCACAGTTACGGACGAAGAAATTGCAAGGTACATAATCAGTTTAAAAAGCGTGAAGGAAAAGAAAACTTGAACAAAAGttctttaaaattgaaattcatgTCTGTGCGCAAAGTGAAACGGACATATACAGATACAGGCTTACCCTTATGAATGCAGCTGTTCTGATGCCCATCCAGGAGAGATACAGACCTAATTGAATAAAGTCGATGAAATTCCAGGCGTCACTGAAATATTGACGGAAACCTGTACTCCACAGTTCTTTCATTTCTCGCCATAGCATCCCTGGAAGTAAATGATGTACAGATTTCATTTCAAGTATCTTGATAGAAAATACACTTCAGTATAAACACATCGCTGCAGCCTAAATCAAAAGATAtgtacacgtacatacatacatacatacatacatacatacatacatacatacatacatacatacatacatacatacatacgtacatagacatacatacgtacatacatattatgtacatacctacctacctacctacctacctacctactacctacatacatacatacatacgcacatacatacataaatacatacatacatacatacatacatacatacatacatacatacatacatacattcatacatacatacatacatacatacatacatacatacatacatacatacatacatacatacatacatacatacatacatacatacatacctacctacctacctacctacctacctacctacctacctacctacctacatacatacatacatattatttgGAATGATACTCAAAAGTATGTTGTCGTAAACACAGTTTTGGTTTTTAAATCAACAAGATTCACATTGCGGAAACAGTGCCAACCTGCGACCCATATTATGAGAAGATACTCGAAGAGAGATGGTAACGGTCCTCGCTCTTGGTGTTGCATCTGCCGCATCCATAACTTGCCTAATTCACTACGTTCTCCGTAGCTGCGAAAATCTTGGGTCATCATTATAAGGATGAACAAGAAGTAGAAGTAGGATGCCGTGTGTGTGAGGAACTTGATGTaccttcagaaaaaaattggacGCATACATGTGTTTTACTACTGCAATATCGCAAATGCCAATCGAGTTTAATACATAAATGGTAATGCGACTAGATTTGAGGTCGCAGTCCATCACACTTTATCATAGTTTGTCAACTTGACCAAGATCGCTTTTAATTACATGATATAGTAAAAGTATATCCTGCAAGATTTTATTACACCGCCCCGATAAGTACAAAAAAATTCTTACTTGCGCCGTTTGATCgtaaatcatttaaatttgcctgTTATAAAGTGAAAAGGAAGAATGTCGAGATTTTTAGGTTAAACATCTTGCTGGAGTTGAGActcagtcgtgtgcgggcgccCTGGCACAGTTCGGTCGAACGTCGTGAGCGTCGGAGGGCCTACACATGGTTGAATCTTTTAATCTAACAGGTTTACATGGTCATTTTggagtttttaaaaatggtcGTTAATATCGCTTGCAAATATACATACGGTGTCCTCATAAACCGACGAAATTTGCCAACCGGTACGATGAGGTATATCAGGCAAAGAATTGGGTAGAAGATCATGATAAGTATCGACAGCAGGAAGTTACGAATGGCATTTCGGTCGCGCCAGTCTGCTAAGCCGCTATACCATCGTTCTATGAGTTCCTGTTGGCAGTACGGGTGTGCTACAAACTGTGAaagtaaatttgaataaatattaaGTATTCTGAGAGCATAACACATGCTGTTTCGTGAGATTGAATCTGGCCGACAGTTCAAGGCGAGTTGTGTATATGAACGCTTGTCTAAGGGATTTTTCATTGTATACTTTCCCTTATATTCAGTGAGATATTTCTGACCGgggtaaatatcggacattGAGAGCTATACGGTCAACATCAGATCGACATACAGTCCACTGTACAATTACGTCAAAGATCAGAgagctttgttttcaaatttgggaTAACCGTTACACCCCTCTTGCTCCGGGCCATCGATGTCGACTTTTCGATCAAGGCATAGTTCGATTATCACGCTGGTAAGTTGGCAAGTTACAAGAAATAAGGGATTGCAACGCACATACATTAGAGAGGAAGATACTTATGAATTGGCAAAGATGAGCTTGTGCGTGCAATTTAAAGAAGCTTCTCTTGGACAAGAACAGGCCTTTTAGCATAGACGTGAGCGCCCGTTCTTCACAAGACAAAAAGTAAGTCTAATAGTCCGAAAGAATCGAAGTGCACAGGTGGCAGTATGTATGGGTGTCAAACAATACAAGTTACGATGTCATCACCTTCTTTTGATCAGTTTTGACCGCATAAATCACTTTTGCCGGCAAATCCTTAGTCCTGCTATCATCAGCAGCAATGCCTTGGTACGAGTCGTGATTCAATACAGTCCTGAGTTCTTCAGCTTCGCGGGTTTGCCCCAGGAGATCAGCTGCGAACTGTTCGCATTTTTCAGCCAGGTCGGAATACTCTTGTCGGAATTCGTACTCGGTCGAACTCAGAGTCCTTAATTCCACTGCGAGCTGTGAAAAGAGGAAGAATTGGCCTACATCTCACTGAATCTTAAAAATAACAGCCATGAATAGAGTTCGAACTTACATACTGTGCGCTGAATATTGCCAATAGTGCTCAAATGGATTCGAGTGCACTTCATCCGTGTTCCAATGCAATAGTAGTTTTAATACTCTGTTGACTATAGCCTTGCAAAGAAGATTCTGAATAGCGAAAACCGTTCCATGTTGCctacattttgaaattgcttATCTATTTTATAGCATTCAATGTATACTGAACTGAATCACATCACACGCCCTATGCAGTTATCTCTTTCTCATGAAATCTGCCGgaaattatgtatgtatgtcggcTGCATACAAAAAGTGTACCATGCACTCGATGCATGCACATACAAAAATTAGCTCGGGAAATGGGCACATTATAAAAAGTTGACTAGAGCTTATTTCGGTGAAAGACCAAAAGAATAAACAAGTAAATGAACATGTCACGCAagctaacaaacaaacaaataaacaaaaacgttCCTGCAAGACTTATTTTGATGATAAAGTTGACAAACACTGACCCACCTCAAATGCCCTTCCAAACGGATCGGAACGCTCTTTCTTTTCAGTTTCAATGTACGAAATGTACGCTTCGCTGGCCAGTGCTttgtaaatattcaaagttCCCACCGAACGTTGAACTGTGTGTTTCTCTGTGTTGTATTCCGATATTTCGATTGGCGGCGCGCCCTTTTCCATCAACAGCTGTCGAAATAAAATGTGCACAAGAGGTTTTCCATTCAGAGACCGTTCATATTGTGAGCGTGTCACAACATAAAAATACTTGTAGATTGCATAAAGCATTTACCGACAACATGAAGTTTCAGAAACCACAAAAtatatgtgaaaatgaaaaatgatttcTGAAACGATATGAATTTTGAAAGGAGATTGCAATAAACCTAATGCTGTATATGTGTATTTATAGGATTTCAAAAActtgaacacgattggatctaatttgggataattggatagcgtggtaatgttggtttaatctgcaaatgtacgATAATCTGGTTTTCTCTTTTTGCGATACACTTGTCTTTATATTGCAGCTTTCAGTCTATTTGTGTCGTCTACACAATGTGGTGAAAGCGGACTCATCTGCTTGGAGATCAGAGTGGAAATCACTAATGCTTACACAGACCCAACGGACGATTGATACATTCATTTCAGTAAACATATTgtgatcaaatattatgatcaacagGTGCACGTTTTTCATCGAGATTGTCTAGTTTCCTAAAGATTCAAATGGAACTGAAAACGTTTCGACGGTGCACCAGATAAAACGCTACCACATCAAATGATTTAAGTTTCACTTTATGCTAAATCGACCTGAATACTTTACGCCTATTGAAGTTCACCTTGATGATATCATAGTCATTCTGGTGGGCTGCCAAAATTATTGGCGTCATGTCGGGGTGAATGTCTTCGTTGTTTTCTGACGCATGGGCGTTCACCAATGCCTTGCCCTAGACAACGATAGATAAGAAGAAACAAATACGATAAGCCAGTCATTACAACCTCGAAAAGGTACGCGAACAATTGTGTTTCACAATCACGACTATGCATATGTTGATTGATATTGACACTTTTGAAGTTGTTAAATGTTTCCACGATCGAATGTGTGCTCGTCTGTATTTGTGCATGTCTATTAGAGGTGCAATGTCTAGTCTCAAATATTTGAACAAGACGTAACAACAGGCCCAACTTCGACCCGTGTACTCTTATTCATTAGCGAACCATATAGCGTTTATACAGTGCATTACAGTTCATAATGAGTACAGCCTGAGACACAACCACGTCTGCCTATTATTACTGGTGCTATCGAGATCAATGAGAAAATCACATATTAAAGTCAGATTATGGTTTCGATCCAAAGACAGGCTGCCTGCCTCCATGGAagttgttttgtgaaaattatgtaaaacTACACAGTCTGCAGGTAGATGACAGACGACTGCGCTAGTTTTTTACTCTTCAGACCAAGTGGCGCACACTCAGCGTATTTACACCCCTGAAGACAGATATTGATTAGTACATTCATGCCTTTAGCCCCAGGTCCCTCTCAAAGATTGTTTGTCTGAACCCTTTTTGTCTATCCAACCATAGACACTGTAGATAAGGTCTGTCTGTGAT belongs to Ptychodera flava strain L36383 chromosome 17, AS_Pfla_20210202, whole genome shotgun sequence and includes:
- the LOC139116009 gene encoding short transient receptor potential channel 4-like isoform X1, with protein sequence MSSTKSSFERVYLSAARKGDIHALEKVLNKATEADDINVKTSKGRTALELAVENGRLDVIQVLLQHGVEIGDALLLAVEAKFFKAVQAILELPQGKALVNAHASENNEDIHPDMTPIILAAHQNDYDIIKLLMEKGAPPIEISEYNTEKHTVQRSVGTLNIYKALASEAYISYIETEKKERSDPFGRAFELAVELRTLSSTEYEFRQEYSDLAEKCEQFAADLLGQTREAEELRTVLNHDSYQGIAADDSRTKDLPAKVIYAVKTDQKKFVAHPYCQQELIERWYSGLADWRDRNAIRNFLLSILIMIFYPILCLIYLIVPVGKFRRFMRTPYIKFLTHTASYFYFLFILIMMTQDFRSYGERSELGKLWMRQMQHQERGPLPSLFEYLLIIWVAGMLWREMKELWSTGFRQYFSDAWNFIDFIQLGLYLSWMGIRTAAFIRVNQERDAFSDFSREDYTTVTTKPLSDTSETNTPLVTDSPFHSVSPTFGSDENSTAAILRHIWASVQYDQQCVANISRLLDSLINQVLLRTSTDRGVPVGRPYCRRQSQQI
- the LOC139116009 gene encoding short transient receptor potential channel 4-like isoform X2: MSSTKSSFERVYLSAARKGDIHALEKVLNKATEADDINVKTSKGRTALELAVENGRLDVIQVLLQHGVEIGDALLLAVEAKFFKAVQAILELPQLLMEKGAPPIEISEYNTEKHTVQRSVGTLNIYKALASEAYISYIETEKKERSDPFGRAFELAVELRTLSSTEYEFRQEYSDLAEKCEQFAADLLGQTREAEELRTVLNHDSYQGIAADDSRTKDLPAKVIYAVKTDQKKFVAHPYCQQELIERWYSGLADWRDRNAIRNFLLSILIMIFYPILCLIYLIVPVGKFRRFMRTPYIKFLTHTASYFYFLFILIMMTQDFRSYGERSELGKLWMRQMQHQERGPLPSLFEYLLIIWVAGMLWREMKELWSTGFRQYFSDAWNFIDFIQLGLYLSWMGIRTAAFIRVNQERDAFSDFSREDYTTVTTKPLSDTSETNTPLVTDSPFHSVSPTFGSDENSTAAILRHIWASVQYDQQCVANISRLLDSLINQVLLRTSTDRGVPVGRPYCRRQSQQI
- the LOC139116009 gene encoding short transient receptor potential channel 4-like isoform X3; the protein is MSSTKSSFERVYLSAARKGDIHALEKVLNKATEADDINVKTSKGRTALELAVENGRLDVIQVLLQHGVEIGDALLLAVEAKFFKAVQAILELPQGKALVNAHASENNEDIHPDMTPIILAAHQNDYDIIKLLMEKGAPPIEISEYNTEKHTVQRSVGTLNIYKALASEAYISYIETEKKERSDPFGRAFELAVELRTLSSTEYEFRQEYSDLAEKCEQFAADLLGQTREAEELRTVLNHDSYQGIAADDSRTKDLPAKVIYAVKTDQKKFVAHPYCQQELIERWYSGLADWRDRNAIRNFLLSILIMIFYPILCLIYLIVPVGKFRRFMRTPYIKFLTHTASYFYFLFILIMMTQDFRSYGERSELGKLWMRQMQHQERGPLPSLFEYLLIIWVAGMLWREMKELWSTGFRQYFSDAWNFIDFIQLGQSRA